The Thermodesulfobacteriota bacterium genome includes a window with the following:
- a CDS encoding alpha/beta hydrolase, with protein sequence MSEVIINKTKINFIQAQNFDNARPTLLFIHGAGQSSSTWRFQKDRFSGSSKFNFIAIDLPGHGKSEGEGFRTIAEYKSFLIEFIETLKLNRPILIGHSMGGGIAMLIAIQNPEIVNALVLVATGAKLSVAQQTLIAAKDNYKEFCELASQRMFAEDSLEELKHEFRDGLLSIRPEVSYGDLIACNEFNILNDLDKIAHPTLIISSDKDILTPIKYGEYLHQNIYGSEFHQIKGSGHFIMQEKSIEFNLLLQNFLSDIIE encoded by the coding sequence ATGTCTGAAGTAATAATCAATAAAACTAAGATAAACTTTATCCAAGCTCAGAATTTCGATAATGCGCGCCCAACCCTTTTGTTCATTCACGGCGCAGGACAAAGCTCAAGCACATGGCGATTTCAGAAAGATAGATTTTCAGGATCATCTAAGTTCAACTTTATAGCTATTGATTTGCCAGGTCATGGCAAGTCCGAAGGAGAAGGGTTTAGAACCATAGCAGAATATAAGAGTTTTCTTATAGAGTTCATTGAAACTTTAAAGCTAAACAGACCAATATTGATAGGTCATTCAATGGGCGGCGGGATTGCAATGTTAATCGCAATTCAAAACCCCGAGATAGTAAATGCCCTGGTTCTAGTGGCAACAGGGGCAAAACTCAGCGTAGCTCAACAAACACTTATAGCTGCTAAGGATAATTACAAAGAATTTTGCGAGCTGGCGTCACAAAGAATGTTCGCTGAAGACTCTTTGGAGGAATTAAAGCATGAATTTAGGGACGGTTTACTAAGTATTAGACCAGAGGTGAGCTACGGCGATCTAATCGCCTGCAATGAGTTTAATATATTAAATGATTTAGATAAGATAGCTCATCCTACACTTATAATCTCTTCAGATAAAGATATACTCACACCAATCAAATATGGAGAGTATCTCCACCAAAATATCTACGGATCAGAGTTTCATCAAATAAAAGGGTCCGGGCACTTCATAATGCAAGAGAAGTCAATTGAATTCAATCTACTTCTGCAAAATTTTCTAAGTGATATTA
- a CDS encoding YggT family protein, with product MNLGGNFIGAIATVLDLVLNVYMWIIVARAIISWVSPSPYNPIVQFLYRATEPVLRYARRIIPPIGGTLDLSPIIVLLAIVFLRQFLVQSLVELSQKF from the coding sequence ATGAATTTAGGTGGGAATTTTATAGGCGCAATCGCAACGGTTTTAGATCTGGTACTAAATGTCTATATGTGGATAATTGTTGCCAGAGCCATAATTTCATGGGTAAGTCCAAGCCCTTATAATCCTATAGTTCAATTTCTATATAGAGCGACAGAACCTGTTCTTAGATACGCCAGAAGAATCATTCCCCCGATCGGCGGCACTTTAGATCTATCACCAATCATAGTGCTGTTGGCAATTGTATTCTTGCGGCAGTTCTTAGTTCAGAGTCTAGTTGAGCTCTCTCAAAAGTTCTAA